From Nevskiales bacterium, one genomic window encodes:
- a CDS encoding tetratricopeptide repeat protein, whose protein sequence is MKSMRENLEALLAKGQDGALLRFTLGELCLKAGEAQAAADHLARAVALDPDYSAAWKLYGRALAEAGRREEAAAAYARGIAVAEARGDRQAAKEMRVFLKRIDPGR, encoded by the coding sequence TCTCGAGGCGCTGCTGGCAAAGGGCCAGGACGGCGCGCTGCTGCGCTTCACGCTGGGCGAGCTGTGCCTGAAGGCGGGTGAGGCGCAGGCGGCTGCCGACCATCTGGCGCGCGCGGTGGCGCTGGATCCGGACTACTCCGCCGCGTGGAAGCTGTACGGCCGCGCGCTGGCCGAGGCCGGCCGTCGCGAGGAGGCGGCCGCGGCCTATGCCCGCGGCATCGCCGTGGCCGAGGCGCGCGGCGATCGGCAGGCGGCCAAGGAAATGCGGGTGTTCCTCAAGCGGATCGACCCGGGCCGATGA